Proteins from a genomic interval of Trifolium pratense cultivar HEN17-A07 linkage group LG6, ARS_RC_1.1, whole genome shotgun sequence:
- the LOC123890649 gene encoding rhomboid-like protein 20, with the protein MMNGGPSGFTNAPVTRAFVIASALFSIFFGIQGRFNTLGLSYQDIFGKLRIWKLIMFIFSFTSTPELMFGLYLLYYFRVFERQIGSNKCSVFIVFSILTSLLFEVFAVALLKDPSAILVTPGPYGLIFASFVPFFFDIPVSTRFRMFGFNFSDKSIIYVAGLQLLLSHWKSSVLPGICGILAGSLYRLNVFYIRKAKFPEFISSFFSRISLPSIGAPRTTPTRNVMGNVPSFPGRQMERNYPAPMHSAVQPSEDSIATLVSMGFDRNSAQQALVQARNDVNVATNILLEAQAH; encoded by the exons ATGATGAACGGAGGCCCATCTGGTTTCA CAAATGCTCCTGTTACAAGGGCTTTCGTCATCGCCTCAGCGCTTTTCTCAATTTTCTTTGGGATCCAAGGTCGTTTCAACACTCTAGGATTATCTTATCAG GATATTTTTGGGAAGCTTCGCATATGGAAGTTGATTATGTTCATATTTTCCTTCACATCAACACCAGAGTTGATGTTTGGACTATATCTGCTATATTACTTCAGGGTATTTGAGAGACAAATTGGTTCCAATAAATGCTCA GTGTTTATTGTGTTCTCCATATTAACTTCACTTCTGTTTGAAGTATTTGCTGTTGCACTTTTAAAAG ATCCTTCAGCAATCCTAGTCACTCCTGGACCTTACGGCCTTATATTTGCTTCGTTTGTACCCTTTTTCTTTGACATTCCCGTTTCAACACGATTccgtatgtttggtttcaactTCTCTGATAAGTCAATCATATATGTAGCTGGACTTCAG cTTCTACTGTCACATTGGAAAAGCTCCGTCTTACCAGGGATATGTGGCATCCTTGCTGGTTCCTTATACCGTTTGAATGTCTTTTATATCCGCAAAGCAAAG TTCCCGGAGTTTATTTCATCGTTCTTTTCACGAATTTCCTTGCCATCCATCGGGGCTCCACGCACAACACCAACAAGGAATGTTATGGGCAATGTACCATCTTTCCCAGGTCGCCAAATGGAG AGAAACTATCCAGCTCCAATGCATTCTGCAGTACAACCATCAGAGGACTCAATTGCAACCCTTGTTTCAATGGGATTTGACAGGAATTCTGCTCAACAAGCCCTAGTGCAGGCCAGAAATGACGTGAATGTGGCAACAAACATCCTACTGGAGGCACAGGCCCACTAA
- the LOC123889328 gene encoding F-box protein At2g26850-like isoform X1 gives MLYYFLISFVSFVMILSKSFTNKPISSNGTKLVFSNVFFEKLLSFLASRFKIRTSFFQFFLGMQLSNKSLASKFEHGEEEVEKVSLLDLHDLPLDCILEKLSPSELCNVAKVCKSLRKKCRSDYLWEKHMKIKWSKVFGDAAYREWKCYVASRNIDKSSNQHKNQKTILDFLHGFVPFFWIKSKSENYIKSRLDDSIAALYLSLENGKFWFPAQVYNRENGHAGFMLSCYDAQLCYDSRIDTFQARYSPNGRWTIEENIKWERLRVPPIDSPSHVLHISDCLDDLRPGDHVEIQWRRNKEFPYGWWYSIIGHLETCQEQGNHCQCHNKVILEFTQYTVGSRWRQTMINRKNHREQGNEIEGFYGGIRKLHSKEEITRWKKLWPTKTVE, from the exons ATGCTTTATTACTTTCTTATATCTTTTGTTTCCTTTGTTATGATCCTTTCAAAATCTTTTACAAATAAACCAATTTCATCAAATGGGACAAAACTAGTTTTTTCAAATGTGTTTTTTGAAAAGCTTTTAAGTTTTCTAGCTTCTAGGTTCAAAATAAGAACtagtttttttcaattttttcttggCATGCAATTATCAAACAAGAGTTTAGCTTCAAAATTTGAGCATGGAGAAGAAGAGGTAGAGAAAGTTTCTCTCTTGGATTTGCATGATTTACCATTAGATTGTATACTTGAAAAACTTTCACCAAGTGAATTATGCAATGTGGCAAAAGTGTGTAAATCTCTTAGAAAAAAATGTAGAAGTGATTATTTATGGGAGAAACATATGAAGATTAAATGGAGTAAAGTTTTTGGTGATGCTGCTTATAGAGAATGGAAATGTTATGTAGCTTCAAGAAACATAGACAAGAGTTCAAATCAACACAAAAATCAGAAAACAATACTTGATTTTCTTCATggttttgttccttttttttggattaaatCAAAATCAGAAAATTATATCAAGTCAAGGCTAGATGATTCAATTGCTGCACTTTATCTTTCTCTTGAGAATGGAAAATTTTGGTTCCCTGCTCAAGTTTATAACCGTGAG AATGGACATGCTGGATTCATGCTTTCATGTTATGATGCTCAACTTTGCTATGACTCTAGAATAGATACTTTTCAAGCAAG GTATTCACCTAATGGGAGATGGACAATTGAGGAAAACATAAAATGGGAGAGGCTAAGAGTGCCACCTATTGATTCTCCTTCACATGTTCTTCATATTTCTGATTGCTTAGATGATTTAAGGCCTGGAGATCATGTTGAAATTCAATGGAGAAGAAACAAGGAATTCCCTTATG GTTGGTGGTATAGTATCATTGGTCATTTGGAAACATGTCAAGAGCAAGGGAACCATTGCCAATGTCACAATAAAG TGATTTTGGAGTTCACACAATACACAGTTGGTTCAAGATGGAGACAAACAATGATAAACAGAAAGAATCATAGAGAACAAGGAAATGAAATAGAAGGTTTCTATGGAGGAATTAGAAAGTTGCATAGCAAAGAGGAAATTACAAGGTGGAAGAAACTTTGGCCAACAAAAACTGTGGAATAG
- the LOC123889328 gene encoding F-box protein At2g26850-like isoform X3, whose translation MLYYFLISFVSFVMILSKSFTNKPISSNGTKLVFSNVFFEKLLSFLASRFKIRTSFFQFFLGMQLSNKSLASKFEHGEEEVEKVSLLDLHDLPLDCILEKLSPSELCNVAKVCKSLRKKCRSDYLWEKHMKIKWSKVFGDAAYREWKCYVASRNIDKSSNQHKNQKTILDFLHGFVPFFWIKSKSENYIKSRLDDSIAALYLSLENGKFWFPAQVYNRENGHAGFMLSCYDAQLCYDSRIDTFQARYSPNGRWTIEENIKWERLRVPPIDSPSHVLHISDCLDDLRPGDHVEIQWRRNKEFPYGWWYSIIGHLETCQEQGNHCQCHNKDTVILEFTQYTVGSRWRQTMINRKNHREQGNEIEGFYGGIRKLHSKEEITRWKKLWPTKTVE comes from the exons ATGCTTTATTACTTTCTTATATCTTTTGTTTCCTTTGTTATGATCCTTTCAAAATCTTTTACAAATAAACCAATTTCATCAAATGGGACAAAACTAGTTTTTTCAAATGTGTTTTTTGAAAAGCTTTTAAGTTTTCTAGCTTCTAGGTTCAAAATAAGAACtagtttttttcaattttttcttggCATGCAATTATCAAACAAGAGTTTAGCTTCAAAATTTGAGCATGGAGAAGAAGAGGTAGAGAAAGTTTCTCTCTTGGATTTGCATGATTTACCATTAGATTGTATACTTGAAAAACTTTCACCAAGTGAATTATGCAATGTGGCAAAAGTGTGTAAATCTCTTAGAAAAAAATGTAGAAGTGATTATTTATGGGAGAAACATATGAAGATTAAATGGAGTAAAGTTTTTGGTGATGCTGCTTATAGAGAATGGAAATGTTATGTAGCTTCAAGAAACATAGACAAGAGTTCAAATCAACACAAAAATCAGAAAACAATACTTGATTTTCTTCATggttttgttccttttttttggattaaatCAAAATCAGAAAATTATATCAAGTCAAGGCTAGATGATTCAATTGCTGCACTTTATCTTTCTCTTGAGAATGGAAAATTTTGGTTCCCTGCTCAAGTTTATAACCGTGAG AATGGACATGCTGGATTCATGCTTTCATGTTATGATGCTCAACTTTGCTATGACTCTAGAATAGATACTTTTCAAGCAAG GTATTCACCTAATGGGAGATGGACAATTGAGGAAAACATAAAATGGGAGAGGCTAAGAGTGCCACCTATTGATTCTCCTTCACATGTTCTTCATATTTCTGATTGCTTAGATGATTTAAGGCCTGGAGATCATGTTGAAATTCAATGGAGAAGAAACAAGGAATTCCCTTATG GTTGGTGGTATAGTATCATTGGTCATTTGGAAACATGTCAAGAGCAAGGGAACCATTGCCAATGTCACAATAAAG ATACAGTGATTTTGGAGTTCACACAATACACAGTTGGTTCAAGATGGAGACAAACAATGATAAACAGAAAGAATCATAGAGAACAAGGAAATGAAATAGAAGGTTTCTATGGAGGAATTAGAAAGTTGCATAGCAAAGAGGAAATTACAAGGTGGAAGAAACTTTGGCCAACAAAAACTGTGGAATAG
- the LOC123889328 gene encoding F-box protein At2g26850-like isoform X2: protein MLYYFLISFVSFVMILSKSFTNVFFEKLLSFLASRFKIRTSFFQFFLGMQLSNKSLASKFEHGEEEVEKVSLLDLHDLPLDCILEKLSPSELCNVAKVCKSLRKKCRSDYLWEKHMKIKWSKVFGDAAYREWKCYVASRNIDKSSNQHKNQKTILDFLHGFVPFFWIKSKSENYIKSRLDDSIAALYLSLENGKFWFPAQVYNRENGHAGFMLSCYDAQLCYDSRIDTFQARYSPNGRWTIEENIKWERLRVPPIDSPSHVLHISDCLDDLRPGDHVEIQWRRNKEFPYGWWYSIIGHLETCQEQGNHCQCHNKDTVILEFTQYTVGSRWRQTMINRKNHREQGNEIEGFYGGIRKLHSKEEITRWKKLWPTKTVE, encoded by the exons ATGCTTTATTACTTTCTTATATCTTTTGTTTCCTTTGTTATGATCCTTTCAAAATCTTTTACAA ATGTGTTTTTTGAAAAGCTTTTAAGTTTTCTAGCTTCTAGGTTCAAAATAAGAACtagtttttttcaattttttcttggCATGCAATTATCAAACAAGAGTTTAGCTTCAAAATTTGAGCATGGAGAAGAAGAGGTAGAGAAAGTTTCTCTCTTGGATTTGCATGATTTACCATTAGATTGTATACTTGAAAAACTTTCACCAAGTGAATTATGCAATGTGGCAAAAGTGTGTAAATCTCTTAGAAAAAAATGTAGAAGTGATTATTTATGGGAGAAACATATGAAGATTAAATGGAGTAAAGTTTTTGGTGATGCTGCTTATAGAGAATGGAAATGTTATGTAGCTTCAAGAAACATAGACAAGAGTTCAAATCAACACAAAAATCAGAAAACAATACTTGATTTTCTTCATggttttgttccttttttttggattaaatCAAAATCAGAAAATTATATCAAGTCAAGGCTAGATGATTCAATTGCTGCACTTTATCTTTCTCTTGAGAATGGAAAATTTTGGTTCCCTGCTCAAGTTTATAACCGTGAG AATGGACATGCTGGATTCATGCTTTCATGTTATGATGCTCAACTTTGCTATGACTCTAGAATAGATACTTTTCAAGCAAG GTATTCACCTAATGGGAGATGGACAATTGAGGAAAACATAAAATGGGAGAGGCTAAGAGTGCCACCTATTGATTCTCCTTCACATGTTCTTCATATTTCTGATTGCTTAGATGATTTAAGGCCTGGAGATCATGTTGAAATTCAATGGAGAAGAAACAAGGAATTCCCTTATG GTTGGTGGTATAGTATCATTGGTCATTTGGAAACATGTCAAGAGCAAGGGAACCATTGCCAATGTCACAATAAAG ATACAGTGATTTTGGAGTTCACACAATACACAGTTGGTTCAAGATGGAGACAAACAATGATAAACAGAAAGAATCATAGAGAACAAGGAAATGAAATAGAAGGTTTCTATGGAGGAATTAGAAAGTTGCATAGCAAAGAGGAAATTACAAGGTGGAAGAAACTTTGGCCAACAAAAACTGTGGAATAG